In Chitinivibrio alkaliphilus ACht1, a genomic segment contains:
- a CDS encoding flagellar biosynthesis anti-sigma factor FlgM — translation MRLESINNMVSAEFRKIHSTSDKKKTAGPQSPSRTGRTDTASLSASAAKTHGTEAQAQLLSARLDAEPDIRDERISDVQEKIESGYYNSSNFADTLADKLIGDFGL, via the coding sequence ATGAGACTTGAATCCATAAACAACATGGTCTCAGCCGAATTTAGAAAAATACACTCCACTTCTGATAAAAAGAAGACCGCTGGACCACAAAGCCCTTCCCGAACAGGGCGGACAGATACAGCAAGCCTTTCAGCTTCCGCCGCGAAAACACACGGAACAGAAGCACAGGCTCAGTTATTATCAGCACGCCTAGACGCCGAACCGGACATACGGGATGAACGCATATCCGATGTCCAGGAAAAAATTGAGTCGGGGTACTATAACTCTTCCAATTTTGCTGATACCTTGGCAGATAAACTCATCGGAGATTTCGGATTATAA